CATAGCTCCTGCTGTAACAGGCACACTGAATGTGCTGAAGGCCTGCCATGAGGCGAAAGTTAAGCGAGTAGTCATGGTGTCTTCAGGTGTTGCAGTGGTCGCTAATCCTAACTGGCCCAAGGGCAAAGCCTTTGATGAAGAGAGCTGGTCAGACGAGGACTACTGCAGAAAGAATGGGGTAAGGCAACACCTGTGTGGTTGTATGATTGTTTAGCCTATGTGatatatcatactccctccgtccggaaatatttgtcatcaaaatggataaaaaagggtgtatccagaactaaaatacatctagatacatccccttttattcatcttgatgacaagtattcttggacggagggagtattacattaCAGACTCCTGTTTTTTGGCTCAATGTTTCACTTCGAATGTATATATAGGATTAAGAGTCAATGTTTAAGGTTGACATTTACCTCTGTTTTAGATCAAACTTTTTgattcgagagaagccactaagcTCAATGTAGAACGCAAGCATTTAGCTGCAAAAAACCCCGTTACGCTCACATGCCTATTGCAACACCACATCCCAGCTTGAGAACAAATGTCCATAAAGGATCTTATCTAATCATTCACTAGCTCGCTGGACTTGATCCTCCCTAGATCTGTATCTTTTAGCGAGATTGGGTCCACCCTGTGTCTAGAGCCCATTTGAACACTTACTGTCTTTTCCGGTTAAATATTTCGTTCATGGAACTCCTTTTTATGTCTTGAGTTCACCCTGTTCTTTGTGTTGATGGGATACTGTTGATCTGAGCATTGCATACATGTCTCATCAGCACCTCACGATTGAATTAAATCCTTGCAATTGCCTCTTAATCATCTTGAGGCAGCAAAGAAGGCGCAAAAGTTACAAAGCAAACCTGACAAAACtaggaagaaaagaaaacaaggcctaggctaGCCGATACCAACAAACtaaccaaatactccctccgtccggaaatactcgtcatcagaatggataaaaggggatatatctaaatgtattttagttctagatacatctctttttatttattttgatgacaagtattttcggacggagggagtacgaagaaggCGGGAAAAAGCCAAACACAGCAAACTCTATTGATAGTTGGCATTGACCGAAAATTCAGTTTTGACTCATAGGCTGGCTCTGACTTAAAACAAGCCAAAAtttggttttgactcaaagtcacttTTTATTCATGCACTCTATTTCTATTTTTCGCTTTGTTTTGGAAGAGAGAGGATTTGCTGAACCATGGTTCAGCTCGTCCATGTCTCTAGACCACACAAGAGAGGATTTTCCAAATGGGAAGCATCAGCAATAGTTGGCTTTCAGCTTGTTAGGAGCCAGGGTTCTGCCGTTTCTAGGGCGGAGATTGTAGGGAAAAGATGGAGGAAGACGATGTTATGACCGGCCAGGTCTATGGCCACAGGAGGCCCAACAGGCAGGCTTAGGCCCGCAAGTTATCTTAGTTTTATTTTCAGATTATGGTTATATATACAAGCTGTAAGACTATTTTGGGAATTAAGCAATAAGACTATTTCTATTGCTCGGCTCCCAGAGGAGTcggaaaccctaaaccctagccgccttcttctctcgccgccgccgcaccgcgccagggcggcgcctcgccgccggccgccgcgctcaAGCCCTCGCCCTCCCCCCTCCTTTCCCTACTGTCTCCGGCCAAGACCGGGCAGAACCCTAGCCGCTAACACTTTGGTATCAGGTACCCGGGTTTCGACCATGTCTTCCCCGCCAatcccaccaccgccgccgccgatccaccacgcctcccccaccgccgctgccaccgattcctccaccaccgccaccgcatCGCCGGGTACTACGGCCTCCCTATCAGCGCCGCTCTCCTCCGCCCCCGGCACCACGCCGGGCCAGGGCCAGCCGCACCTCCCCATCCAGCAAccatcgccgccgccttccccagcGCCGCCGCAATTCACACCGTAGGCTATGGCCGGCGTGCTCAATGACCTAGTCGTGGCAGTCCAGGGCATCTGCCTCTACTTGGCCAACCCGTATGGACCGCCTCCACCGCTGCATCAGGCCGCGGCCGCGGGACAGCAGGCGCTGCCGTGGTACTCAGTACCGGCGGCCCTCACCGGCGGCTTCCCGGCGCTTCCCGCCCCGGCGGCTTCGACGCCGCCTTGGCCGCAGTGGCCGACGCCGTTCTCGGCGCCAACCGCGCCCCCCGCCACCGTCCAGGGACCGCAGTGGCCGACCTGGACCCCGCCGTCCGCGCCACCCTCCACCGCGCCGTCCCTTCCGGCGGCCACGGTGCCagttccaccaccgccaccgcccaaCCCTGGCCCGGGCGGGTCCTCGCCGAGCGGCCTTCCGATCCAGGAGGTCCGCTTTCCTTCGTCACCATCGCCACTTCCCGACTGGCTCCACGGGCCGCCGTCGGCTCCCACGGAGGCCCGGCCGCCGTCAGGGGTCCAGTGGCAGCCCGAGGCGTCGGGCGTCACAGGGCACtacgccgagccttccaccctggACCGGGCGCCGTCATCCGCCCTCCGTACCGCCGAGGCAGTGGGCCCAGGCGCGCCACACCAGCAACCGCCCCGGTTCGCAAAAATCGACTTCGCCACGTACGACGGTTCGGACgacccgcttaactggctcaaccaATGTGACCAGTTCTTCCGTGGACAGCGCACGCCCGCGTCCGAGCGCACGTGGCTGGCTTCCTACCATCTCCGCGGGGCCgcccagacatggtactacgccctcgagcaggacgagggcggcatgccaccaTGGGATCGCTTCCGCGAGCTATGTCTTCTTCGATTCGGACCACCGGTACGCGGGAGCCGCTTGGCCGAGTTAGGCCGCCTACCGTTCACCTCCACAGTGCAGGAtttcgccgaccgcttccaggctcTAGCGTGCCACGCGCCGGGTGTGACAGCCTTACAGCTGGCGGAGCTCTTCGTCAGCGGCCTTCCcgaccacatccgcgtggacgtcgaGATGAAGGGACCACAAGACcttcagacggccatgtactatgcGCGGGCATTCGAGCAGCGTGCCCAGGCTTTGACGTCGACGCGGCCATCCGCGCCACGTGGGGGTCGTCCGCCTCCCCGGCAGCGCCGTCGTCCTCGACCACCGCCCCGGCCACTACCCCGGCCCCGACGCGGCCGTTTCGGCGCCTTACTCAGGCGGAGCAGCTGGAACGCAGGCGCTTGGGCCTGTGCTTCAACTGCGATGCGCCCTATGCGCCGGGCCATGTTTGCCCGCGCCTCTTCTACCTGGAAACGACGGACGAGACCGAGGATGACACCTCGGAGGCTGACCTCGGCGCCCCGACTCTTGCGGAGCCCGCAGCGGCACCGGCCCCGGCCCCGGCTACCGCCCTCGTGGTGTCCCTTCATGCGCTGGCCGGCATCCGTGATGAACGGACGCTGCTTTTACCGGTCATGATCCATGGCAAGCGCCTGGTGGCCCTCCTGGACACAGGTTCCACGCATAATTTCCTGCCGGAGGCCACCATGCGGCGTCTTGCGCTCCAGCCGGCCGGAGGGGAGCAGTTGCGGGTCACTGTCGCTAATGGCGACCGCCTACGCTGCCACGGGCTCGCCCGCGACGTGCCCATCACTATCGGCGAtgagcacttcaccatcacctaCGCCGGCATCGAtttgggctgcttcgacttcatcctcggcgtcgACTTCTTGCGCACGTTGGGTCCTATTCTTTGGGACTTCGACGCGCTGACGATGACCTTCTGGCGTTTGGGTCGTCACATTCGGTGGGAGGGCATTAGGGGGGCCGCACCCGCACCCCCTCTTCAGCTGGCCGCGACAACCACGGAGGCCGAGCATCCGCTGTTGGACGGACTCCTGCAGCAGCACCGGGATCTCTTTGAGGAGCCACAGGGTCTGCCACCGGCCCGGATCTACGACCACCATATTCACCTCCTTCCGGGATCGGCCCCTGTGGCCGTACGGCCTTACCGGTATCCACAACTGCAAAAGGACGAGTTGGAGCGACAGTGTGCACTCATGCTTGCCGCCGGCATCATCCGCATCTCCACGTCCCCGTTTACAACACCGATCCTCCTCGTTCGTAAGTCGGATGGCACGTGgcgtttctgcatcgactaccgcgccctTAATGCTCTCACATTGAAGGACAAGTTTCCTATTCCGGTTGTCGATGAGGTTCTCGACGAGCTACAcggggcgcgcttcttcaccaagctgGACCTCTGGTCGGGGTATCATCAGGTGCGCATGCAtccagacgacatcgccaagacggcgtttcggactcatcacggccacttcgagttcttggtgatgccctttggcctCTCCAACGCCCCGGCGACATTTCAGGCCTTGATGAACGATGTCCTCCGGCCCTACTTACGTCGGTTTGTGCTCATTTTCTTTGACGACATTCTTATCTACAGCGCCTCCTGGGCAGAGCACCTCCAGCATGtggccatcgtcttcaacgagcttcgggcgcatcatcttcatcttaagcgctcgaagtgctcgttcgggacaCCTTCGGTCGCTTACCTCGGCCACGTCATCTCGGCCAAGGGAGTGGCcatggacgccgacaaggtggcggcCGTCGCCGCCTGGCCGATCCCGCAGTCTCCGCGGGCTCTTCGCGGGTTCCTTGGCCTCGCGGGGTACTACCGGAAGTTCATCCGGGAATTTGGCCTCATCGCGGCCCTGCTCACGCGTCTCCTCCGTCGCGACGCCTTCTCTTGGGATGCGGAGGCCACTTCAGcattcgaggccctcaagggggccctcacaACGGGACCCGTACTGCAGATGCCGGATTTCGACCTTCCCTTCATCGTCGACTGCGACGCTTCCGGTGCGGGGTTCGATGCGGTCCTACACCAGGGCGAGGGACCCCTCGCTTTCTTCAGCCGCCCCTTTGCCGCACGCCATCTCAAGTTGGCAGCGTATGAGCGTGAGCTCATTGGGTTGGTGCAGGCAGTACGCCATTGGCGGCCCTATCTTTGGGGTCGCTCTTTCCGGATCCGCACGGACCATTACAGCCTCAAGTTCATGCTGGATTTCGACCTTCCCTTCATCGTCGACTGCGACGCTTCCGGTGCGGGGTTCGATGCGGTCCTACACCAGGGCGAGGGACCCCTCGCTTTCTTCAGCCGCCCCTTTGCCGCACGCCATCTCAAGTTGGCGGCGTATGAGCTCGCTCATTGGGTTGGTGCAGGCAGTACGCAATTGGCGGCCCTATCTTTGGGGTCGCTCTTTCCGGATCCGCACGGACCATTACAGCCTCAAGTTCATGCTGGATCAGAGGCTCTCGACGGTGCCCCAACACCAATGGATCAGTAAACTCTTTGGCTTTGACTTCACCGTCGAGTACCGGCCGGGTCGCCTTAACACCGTCGCCGACGCCCTATCTCGGCGTGACGCAATGTGGACGACGGTGCGGCGGAGGGGGCGGCCTTCTACATCATCACCGGGCCCTCCTTCGCCCTCTACGCCGACATCCGCCGGGCGACCGCTGCCGCGGCCAACTCCCTCCTTCTGCAGCAGCAGCTAGCGGCGGGAGAGCTGGAGGAGCCGTGGCGCCTCGCCGATGGCCTGCTTCTCCATGGGCGCCGGGTCTTCGTTCCGGCGCACGACGATCTTCGCTAGCAGGTGCTGCGCCTCGCTCACTCGGCGGGCCATGAGGGAGTGCAGAAGACGCTCCATCGTCTCCGCGCTGACTTCTACATTCCTGGTGATCGGGCCCTGGTCCGTGATTGGGTTCGGTCGTGTGTGACGtgccagcgcaacaagacggaGACTCTACGGCCGGCTGGCATGCTTCAGCCCTTGGAGGTCCCATCTCAGGTTTGGGCGGacatctccatggacttcatcgagggcctccccaaggtgggcggcaagtccgtcattctcacggtggtcgaccgcttctccaagtatgctCATTTCATCGCACTTGGCCATCCATATTCAGCGGCATCTATCGCACGGGCCTTCTTCGATGGCATTGTCCGTCTCCACGGGTTCCCTTCTTCGATCGTCAGTGATCGGGACCCCGTGTTCACGGGACACGTGTGGCGTGACCTTTTCCGGCTGGCGGGCGTGAAGCTACACTtgagcaccgccttccaccctcagacgGACGGCCAGTCTGAGATCGTtaacaaggtgattgccatgtatttgcgttgtgttACAGGTGATCGCCCTCGCGCATGGGTGGACTGGCTTTcgtgggcggagtactgctacaacacctcttaTCACTCCGCCCTCCGTGCTACGCCCTTTGAGGTGGTGTATGGCCGGCCACCCCCGCCGATCCTTCCGGTTGATCCGGCCTCGGCACGGACCAAGGTAGCCGGGCTCTTCTGAGGAGCCGTGATGAGATGCTCGCGGAGGTCCAGCAACGACTCCTGCAGGCCCAGCAGTTGGCCAAACGTTACTATGATGGCCACCATCGCAAGGCGGAGTACGCGGTGGGTGATTGGGTATGGCTGCGTCTACTTCACCGCTCTACGCAGTCCTTGGACCCACGCGCGAGGAAGAAGCTCGGTCCTCACTATGCCGGTCCCTTTGCGATCCTGGAACGCATTGGGAAAGTGGCTTACCGTCTGCAGCTTCCGACAGGCGCGCGgatccatgatgtcttccatgtcgggCTGCTCAAGCCATTCCGCGGCGAGCCACCCGTGGCGCCGCCGGCCCTTCCACCGATCACGGACAGGAGACGCCTGAGCCAGAGAAGGCGCTGAAGGCTCAGCTGCGCCGAGGCTCCTGTACGTGTTGATCCGGTGGACTAGACTACCAGCGGAGGACGCTACTTGGGAGCAGGGCGAGGAGTTCCGCCAGCACTACCCCGACTTtcaactcgaggacgagctgtttgcgcaggcggggagagatgttatgaccggccaGGTCTATGGCCGCAGGCCCAACAGGCAGGCTTACGCCCGCAAGTTATCTTAGTTTTATTTTCAGATTATGGTTATATATACGAGCTGTAAGACTATTTTGGGAATTAAGCAATAAGACTTTCTATTGCCCGGCTCCTTCTCTCGCCACCGCCGCACCGCGCCAGGacggcgccccgccgccggccgccgcgctcaAGCCCTCGCCCTTCCCCCTCCTTTCCCTACTGTCTCCGGCCAAGACCGGGCAGAACCCTAGCCGCTAACAGACGAGGacgagggcgcggcggccggcggctgggcgccgtccttacgtggtggagaagaggcggcggtggcgcaagaggcggctagggttaggtctcccggctccctaagggaagccgagcaaataatgattgcttcttgcttgattagattgatacatctcctctccttatataaagaggtttacttgactcctaagcaaacgaccctaataacgataagataattgggctaaacccctaataacaataagataacttgggccacagcCCACTGGGCTAAGCCCTTAATATGCcagtcataacacttctccccgcccgcacaaacagctcgtcctcgagctgtaaggcgGGGAAGCGCTTGCTAAACTCCTTgaggtgatcaaccagcgtcaaacacctccgcgacagctggggcggccaggtcgcTGAGCCcggcggcgacggcatcctcctcaatgtagtctgcCGCCTCCAAGTAGAAGAGTCGGGGCAGACGTGGCCAGGCATGTAggtctcgtcgcagttgaagcacaacccttggcggcgacgctcgagtagctcgaccgaggtgagccggcggaacgggcgcgccACGGTCGTGGCAAGGGGTGCCGCGAAAGCCTGAGCAGGCCGATCCTGCGCGGGAACATCCGGCGAGGGTGGCGGCCCAGCAGCCCGGGACGGTgatgcctgctggatggccaccgcgcggcgctcgaacgcgcgggcgtagtacatggccgtctagAGGTCCTGAGGTCCCTGCAGCTCGACGTCCATGTGGATATGATCTGGCAGACCACCGACGAAGAGTTCGGCCCGCTGGTGAGCCGTCACGCCGGacgcgtggcacgccagggcctgaaAGCGGTCGGTGTAGTCCTGCACAgtagaggtgaagggaaggcggcccaacTCCGCCAGCCGGCTCCCACGTATCGGCAGTCCGAAGCGAAGGAGGCAGAACTCACGAAAAAGCTCCCATgagggcatgccgccctcgtcctgctcgagggcgtagtaccacgtTTGTGCGGCGCCGCGGAGGTGATAAGAGGCGAGCCAGGTGCGGTCCGATGCGAGCGTCCGTTGCCCCCGgaagaactgctcgcactggttgagccagttgagggggtcctcggcACCGTCATAGGTGGCGAAGGCGAGCTTGGCGAAGCGCGACGGTGTCTGAGCATGACCGACGTGAGTGTACGGCTCGGCGGTACGGAGTAGCGAAGAGGATGGCGTTGGTCCGGTGTGCACAGGTGGTCCCCAGGAAAGCGGTGGCCCGTCGAAGCCAGTGTGGAAACCTGCGGAGCCGGAGGGCCCGTCGTACGACAGGGAGGGCGCCGGCTGGTCCGCGACCATGGTGTAGACTGACGGCGGTGACGTCCCGGCCAACCAGGCCGGAAGCTGGGACAGCGAGGGCGGGAACCGCACTTGCTGAATCGGCACGCCCGCCGGCGCGGTTGTAGTCAGCCCGGTGCTGGGCGGCGGAGGCGCCGGCAGCGGCAGCTGCTGCTGCCTGGAAACGGTCGGCCATTGTGGCCAGATCggggcggtggggggggggggctggctgtAGTTGCAGCGGCCCGACCAGCGTCGCGGTGGCCCCGGGGTGCGGCGGCTGCCAGGGCTACCAGGGCGGTGGCGGCGAGGACCCGGGTGGCGTGGGTGACGCAGCGAGGGCCGGCGCCGGCCACTGCGGCCATTGGGGCGCGACGGCGGACGGCGGCTGAAGCGGCCAGTGGTGGTGTAGAGGACCGGTCGGCGCTGCGGGTGCCGAATACCACGGCAGGGCGGCTGGCCAggtcgcggcggccggcggcaagggcggcggcggcccgtAGGTGCCGGCTAGGTATAGTTGTATCCCCTTGACAACGGTGACGAGATCGTTGAGGACCCCGGTGATCTCCTCCGGAGTGTAGGCGGCGGTCGGTGGTGCGGTGGAGGGCGCCGTCATCTGGGTGGTGGCGGCGCCGGAGGATGCGACCAGCGGCGCGGTGGAGAAGGccagcggcgtggtggtgacggtcggcagcggaagcgacgggatgggcggcggcgaagacatgatcgaaactgagctacctgataccaaggtgttaggagctaggttctgccggttctagggcggagattgtagggaaaagatggaggaagacgaggacgagggcgcggcggccggcggctgggtgccgtccttgcgtggtggagaagaggcggcggcggcgcaagaggcggctagggttaggtctcccggctccctaagggaagccgagcaaataatgattgcttcttgcttgattagattgatacatctcctctccttatataaagaggtttacttgactcctaagcaaacgaccctaataacgataagataattgggctaaacCCCTAATAACAATAAGATAACTTGAGccacaacccactgggctaagcccctaatatgccggtcataacacaaCTTTAGGTTAATACAAAATTCTTCCGCTAACCACACAAGATACTGCTCCTGTCTTGTTATTCTTATAAAAGATAATTTTTTTCTGGATCACCCattcaaaacaaacatgtgttgttatttgacaGGATTGGTATTACCTTTCCAAAACACTGGCGGAGCGCGAGGCTTTTGCTTATGCAGCAAAAACTGGGTTGGACATTGTAACTATATGCCCATCATTGGTAATTGGACCCTTGATGCAGTCTACAATAAATTCAAGCAGTAAAATTCTCCTTAACTATTTGAAAGGTGGGTGTGTTATGTTGTTATGTCTGTCTTCTCTTTGCTTTCATTATACTATAAAAATTATGGACATCAAAAAGGATCTCTGCACTCGGTTGCACATTTTCCAACTGAAAAAAAGGATACTACTTATTTATTTGAATTGTTTGAATTGTTACCACATGTGTCACATGGTAAAAAAAGATACTAAATTGCAAAAAATAACTGCATATCATTAAAATAAAGCTGTTCACCATCCCTCAAAAAAAATGAAGCTGTTCACCAAACTAGTTTAGGATTATAATTCTGTTTCTGTATTACTAAAACACTTATCTTTTTGCAGGAGAACATGATACTGTAGAAAATAAAAGCAGGGATATAGTGGATGTTCGTGATGTTGCTGATGCTATTCTTCTGGCGTATGAGAATCCAGAGATGTCCGGACGGTACATATGTAATGCACCTGCAATAAAAGTCTGTGATATGGTTAACATACTGAAGACCTTGTATCCAACCTACACATATCCCAAAAGGTAAGCGCCTTCCTCAGCAGGCAACTTTTTTTACCTTACCAGCGCTATGGCTATTTTAGTTCTACATATCATGAGTTAGTTGGCACTGCCTAAGAAGGAAGGATAAATAACCTTCAGTTCACTTCGAAAAGGTACTAGAAGAATTCAACATCCATTTGTCTTTCCTGATATTACTAATTGTAGAATTCAAGTACTTGAACGGGGATTGACAAATTGACTAAAGCCTAATAGAGATTCACATTCCTAGAATCATATCCATGCCAGTGAGCATGTAGTTTGTGATATGGACTTTAAAATTTTAATGAACCAATGTTGTTTCACCATATCACCAAATGCTGCTCGATGTGTGTCCTTCACCCCTGCTTTTCCATGCTTAGCTTGGATGAaacttatttttctctccaaatttCTATGTAGCTTTACGGAAGTGGAAGGAAATCTTGTTTATAGTTCAGAGAAACTTCAGAAGCTAGGGTGGACCTTCAGGCCTGTAGAGAAGACCCTGGGGGACAGCGTCGAATCCTACCGAGCATCTGGACTCCTGAACTGAGCATGCAACTGGGACAAGCTTGGTTGTTGATCCTTGCAAATTATTTCTGAATCATGTAAACAGAGAAACAAAATAAGTTGGTGACACAATCATCAAGGGAATAATGTTAccataaaaataattaaataaataaacatTATGCAAGCCTTTCTTTTGCGGAGTCTTGAGGTATTTCGAGTAAAATAGCTGCAATGTTCTGGTGCTTCTCTGAGTGACTTGCTGTGTCGTATAAGATTGCTGAACTTGCTTAACTAGGACTATACTGACCATTTTTAAAGACCTGTATGTATCAACTGTTGGTGTACAAAATTCGGCACGGTATGAGCCGGACATCCTCAGTTCGACGAGTACATCTTCCCAGAAAGCATAACTAGAAAATGTGCAGGCGGCCCATGTTTCCCCAATGTCTCAGTTTGTCGGGGTCAATGAAACTCTAAAAGTATGTAGAGAGTGGGAGCTACAGAACTGTTAATATGAAAATCAATTCCATTCATCAACTGATCATTAAATTAAACTGAAAACAGGAGCGACGATGAAGCTGCTCTCTGCAAATTGGAAGGATAGTGATTGAACTATCTTAACATTACAAATCAAAAGGACACTGTACAGTTGAAGTTAAAATATTATGTTTGCCTATTATCCAGGGaactgaacttattatgttttaaCTGATTCTTCTTTCTCCACATCATAGATAGCTCAACAGGTTCACTGTTCATGTTTAACCTGCATAAGAAATGAGGATGTGAAGACAGATTTCTTTCAGAAACAACTGATGGTAGCTTTCCTTtgaaaaaagaaaaactcatgGTAGCTTTGACAGAAGTATATAGCGAATGCATCAAGATTGAATACATGTGTGAAACTTCAACAATGGCATTAAACAAAGACCTAATGATCTTACAATGTCAACTTACAATCTTTAGCACTTGGTCAACGGCAACCTATAAAACTGTCTATTAAGTAGTATTAATCAATAATGTTTAGTATTTGGACTCTACCAGTTCACTTCACACTGGGGGCATATCTTGATACAGGAACCTGCAAGTGTTGGCGCCTACTGGCTTCATCAGATGCAGAGGTGCAGTCCTCATGGTCGGCGACCTTATGTGAATTAAATGAACCATAGCAGAAACTGATGTCACGCACGTCGAGGGAAGCGACCATTAAGGTAAACGATGAATTTTAGTCCCCAGATAAGCACCGTTGGCAACGGCACTGGAAGCCAAATCCTTCAGTGAGAATCTTCTGCCTGGCGTTCACATCCATGCTTGTATCAATGTAGCAGATGCGCAGCTCTTCACCTATGACAGATGCAAAAGAGCAGCATTAAGATATTGGTACCCATCAGTGTTTTTGCTTTAACTGTTGTCAAGAGAACAAAGGCTACATAGGTACTGCTACACCTATCTATACCTTCGTCAATATCACGAAGGGTCGTCAATTTAGCGTCTGCGTTTTCAAGCCAAACTATGTGAGTATTTGGATCTGCAAGTTGACAGGAAAAGAATATGAatatttggatttgaatttgaaaagAAAGGGAAGTGATACCCAAGCAAGTAGAAAAATCGCTGCTTATAGGATGGAATTACATCCATTGTTGTGTGTCACCATTATACTAGCAATCTTCTTTCTAATGCATCAATTGGAAGATAATTCATCTTGTTTCGAATGTAAAACAATATAGGTATTTCATCATCGAGTGCAATGAAAGCAAACAAATACTccatccgatccaaaataagtgtcgcagttttaaACTAAggttagttcaaaactgcgacacttattatggatcggaggtaGTAGTACATTAGTGATTAGTGGATATAACTTGGAGTTGCATAGTACTGAAATAATACTGAAAACTCAGACAGCACAATCAACACTTCATATGCCACAACAGACAACAACAAATTCTACGTCACAAGGAAATGCAGCAGTTAAATCCTTGCTTTCAAATAAGAACTTTAGAAGTCATATCCTTGCTTTCAAATAAAAACTTCAGAAGTCATAATGAGAGCCATTATGGTAAATATTAATATCCCCTTTTCCCGTTAACAGGAGCATGTGAAGAGCCATACCACAGTCATGGTTGTAGAACGAGGGGAGCATATATACAGCATTGCCAACTGATGCATCACATGTTACCGACGCTACTGCTGAGGATAGAAGATCCTCATATGAACTTGCAACCAATTCAATACGGAATGCATTTACACGTATTCTTGCAAGTACATTGATGTACCATTGTTTGGTCAAAACTAATACTGTCAAAGAAACTCCAGGAAAACCAAATGATAGAGAGGGTGAAATAAGATATAAAAGGATACAAGTTGTGAGTTCTTCCTGAAACCCTGCCTTCCTAAAAGTGGACTTCAACAATTCAAACTCCTCTTCCATCTATTATATTCCAATTATATCCATGTCAGGACCAACCGTACAACAACATAGGGAAAGAAACATGTGAATGCTATGACATTCTTTTTTCTGCGATGATAATAGTTACAGCTGTGAAGATGGACATATGAAGCATAAGAAAAAATCAACTCCATTCTCAGTAAAAAAAACTAGCTCGACAGCTCGCAAAAAAGGGCTACCTCAATAAGTGTACCCTGGTGCAATTGGGCTGGCTGAAGAATGTCAAGACAATCTGCACCAACATCT
The sequence above is drawn from the Triticum aestivum cultivar Chinese Spring chromosome 7A, IWGSC CS RefSeq v2.1, whole genome shotgun sequence genome and encodes:
- the LOC123148393 gene encoding cinnamoyl-CoA reductase 1, which codes for MEAAAAKTTSVVCVTGAGGFVASWLVKLLLSDPKARYTVRGTARDPGDAKNAHLKGLGGAEERLQLVKADLLDYDSVAAAIAGCEGVFHVACPVPSGRSTDPEAEIIAPAVTGTLNVLKACHEAKVKRVVMVSSGVAVVANPNWPKGKAFDEESWSDEDYCRKNGDWYYLSKTLAEREAFAYAAKTGLDIVTICPSLVIGPLMQSTINSSSKILLNYLKGEHDTVENKSRDIVDVRDVADAILLAYENPEMSGRYICNAPAIKVCDMVNILKTLYPTYTYPKSFTEVEGNLVYSSEKLQKLGWTFRPVEKTLGDSVESYRASGLLN
- the LOC123148392 gene encoding histone-lysine N-methyltransferase ATXR4 isoform X1 gives rise to the protein MSLVRRRLLSTAAAVAAARGPPPVRVALTDSAGRGVFATRPIANGEVLHSAQPLVTHPSRSLFHEVCYRCLRRKAGKGGDSRGDCYFCSDACREHAEGFHGIEKKADWSLLDDHCSSRGLKYPYMVKRLACMVISGDVGADCLDILQPAQLHQGTLIEMEEEFELLKSTFRKAGFQEELTTLLVLTKQWYINVLARIRVNAFRIELVASSYEDLLSSAVASVTCDASVGNAVYMLPSFYNHDCDPNTHIVWLENADAKLTTLRDIDEGEELRICYIDTSMDVNARQKILTEGFGFQCRCQRCLSGD
- the LOC123148392 gene encoding histone-lysine N-methyltransferase ATXR4 isoform X2 — encoded protein: MSLVRRRLLSTAAAVAAARGPPPVRVALTDSAGRGVFATRPIANGEVLHSAQPLVTHPSRSLFHEVCYRCLRRKAGKGGDSRGDCYFCSDACREHAEGFHGIEKKADWSLLDDHCSSRGLKYPYMVKRLACMVISGDVGADCLDILQPAQLHQGTLIEMEEEFELLKSTFRKAGFQEELTTFLTKQWYINVLARIRVNAFRIELVASSYEDLLSSAVASVTCDASVGNAVYMLPSFYNHDCDPNTHIVWLENADAKLTTLRDIDEGEELRICYIDTSMDVNARQKILTEGFGFQCRCQRCLSGD